Proteins from one Bacteroides zhangwenhongii genomic window:
- a CDS encoding Coenzyme F420 hydrogenase/dehydrogenase, beta subunit C-terminal domain — translation MNKKNNISEMHSCYGCGVCSKVCPQNIIDIRLNRNGFYTPYIIEIDKCTSCGLCLDVCAYNSNDVIKTNEFKVKSYAGWSRNPEVTHTCSSGGIGYELAKHLVENGYKACCARYNAKKGIVEHYIANTVIELQESKCSKYLQSFTIEGFRYLDRKSKYFVTGTPCQIDSIRRYIRRLRIEDNFILMDFFCHGVPSNLMWRKYLKGIQRQIGKPSNVSWRSKKYGWHDSWVIMAENIEATGGNIPIQYESNLSKGDLFYKMFLLNNCLGKACYSHCKYKMASSASDIRIGDLWGTKYEKNNTGVNGILALTPKGDRILNEMTSIELVKEPYEVVTEGQMKKSPKKTYLYYIDLFLLRTPLSIKCIDMINRLVPQLLIPVFYIRTLLKK, via the coding sequence ATGAATAAAAAGAATAATATATCAGAGATGCATTCTTGTTATGGATGTGGCGTTTGTTCCAAAGTATGTCCACAGAACATAATAGATATTCGCTTGAATAGAAATGGATTCTATACTCCGTACATAATAGAAATAGATAAATGTACATCATGTGGATTGTGCCTTGACGTATGTGCTTATAATTCCAATGATGTTATTAAGACAAATGAGTTTAAGGTTAAATCGTATGCTGGTTGGAGTCGGAATCCCGAGGTAACACACACATGTTCATCGGGTGGTATAGGTTATGAACTAGCCAAGCATTTGGTGGAAAATGGGTATAAAGCCTGCTGTGCTAGATACAATGCTAAAAAAGGTATAGTAGAACATTATATTGCAAATACAGTTATAGAATTGCAAGAGAGTAAATGCTCTAAGTATCTTCAGAGCTTTACAATTGAGGGATTCCGTTATTTAGATCGTAAATCAAAATATTTTGTAACAGGAACTCCTTGTCAAATAGATTCTATCCGTAGATATATTCGTCGTTTAAGAATTGAGGATAACTTCATTCTTATGGATTTTTTCTGTCATGGAGTGCCATCAAATTTAATGTGGCGTAAGTATCTTAAAGGCATTCAAAGACAAATTGGAAAACCAAGTAATGTCTCTTGGAGAAGTAAAAAATATGGTTGGCACGATTCGTGGGTAATAATGGCCGAGAATATAGAAGCAACAGGCGGTAATATTCCAATTCAATATGAGTCTAATCTTAGTAAAGGGGATCTGTTTTACAAGATGTTTTTACTTAATAATTGTTTGGGGAAGGCTTGTTATTCTCATTGTAAATATAAAATGGCATCCTCAGCATCTGATATTCGTATAGGTGACTTGTGGGGAACAAAATATGAGAAAAATAATACAGGTGTTAATGGAATTCTGGCTTTAACTCCAAAGGGAGATCGAATCCTTAATGAAATGACTTCTATTGAATTAGTTAAAGAACCATATGAGGTGGTAACAGAAGGACAAATGAAGAAATCACCTAAAAAGACCTACCTTTATTATATTGATTTGTTTTTGCTTCGTACCCCATTAAGTATAAAATGTATTGATATGATTAATCGATTGGTCCCTCAATTGCTCATTCCTGTTTTTTATATTAGAACTCTTTTAAAAAAATGA
- a CDS encoding MATE family efflux transporter: protein MSDITTNNKRIAKNTMLLYIRTFITMVVGLYTSRVMLNALGVDNYGINSVVGGIVSFSALITGTMAASSSRYLTYSLGEGVLEKMKNVFATVTNIQIVMGILAVIILEIVGVWFLNTAADIPEGRMYAANCVLQCSIVSTFVVLVSVPFNSLIIAHEHMDIYAYMSILEVVIKLGVCFLIRSYEGDRLILFSILWASASILINIIYAVFCFRKFAEVKYQWRIDGKLFKEMAGYSGWNLLSNTTWMLNTQGVNMLINIFFGVAFNATRGIATTVNGAIQGFVSNFTTAFSPQITKSYAAGNYDYCYSIVNKGAKYTWYLMFIFLVPVCIETDTLLHLWLVEVPPMVVLFVQLSMFESLALQSSNTLLKLIQATGNIKRYAIDVTIFTSLVFPLTWGCYKLGFPVWVSYPIFIITYFGTIVFRFKALSALTTYQWRTFITEVLIPCLKVSIFSWIVPLIIAHFWTPSLLRFFVLVPGAVFSVILSIYIFGLNDGERIWVKGYIMKFINKFHNA from the coding sequence ATGTCAGATATTACAACGAATAATAAACGAATAGCTAAAAATACGATGTTGCTATACATCCGTACATTCATAACGATGGTTGTAGGGTTGTACACTAGTCGGGTAATGCTCAATGCGCTGGGGGTTGATAATTATGGCATTAATAGTGTTGTTGGAGGTATTGTAAGTTTTTCTGCATTAATAACAGGTACCATGGCTGCTTCATCTAGTCGTTATCTCACTTATTCTCTTGGTGAAGGTGTTTTGGAAAAGATGAAAAATGTTTTTGCTACTGTCACGAACATACAGATTGTAATGGGTATTTTAGCTGTTATTATTCTTGAAATAGTAGGTGTGTGGTTTCTTAATACAGCAGCAGATATTCCTGAGGGGCGTATGTATGCTGCAAATTGTGTATTACAGTGTTCCATTGTTTCTACATTCGTTGTATTAGTATCTGTACCTTTCAATTCTTTGATTATAGCCCATGAGCATATGGATATTTATGCTTATATGAGTATTTTGGAAGTAGTGATAAAGCTGGGGGTATGTTTTCTGATACGTAGTTATGAGGGAGACAGACTTATTTTATTTTCAATTCTTTGGGCTAGTGCATCTATACTCATTAATATTATATATGCTGTATTTTGTTTCAGAAAGTTTGCTGAGGTGAAATATCAATGGAGAATAGATGGAAAACTGTTTAAGGAAATGGCGGGTTATTCAGGTTGGAATCTTCTCAGTAATACAACTTGGATGCTAAATACTCAAGGAGTTAATATGCTTATTAACATATTTTTTGGTGTGGCATTTAATGCGACAAGAGGTATTGCTACAACAGTGAATGGAGCCATACAAGGTTTTGTGTCTAATTTTACAACAGCATTTAGTCCCCAAATAACAAAATCTTATGCAGCGGGTAACTATGATTATTGCTATTCAATAGTAAATAAGGGAGCTAAATATACATGGTATCTCATGTTCATTTTTTTAGTGCCTGTTTGTATAGAGACCGATACTTTGTTGCATTTATGGTTAGTTGAAGTACCTCCAATGGTAGTGTTGTTTGTACAACTTTCAATGTTCGAGTCACTTGCGTTGCAATCAAGTAATACTTTATTGAAACTTATACAGGCAACAGGAAATATAAAACGTTATGCCATAGATGTAACAATCTTCACCTCTTTAGTGTTTCCTTTGACATGGGGATGTTATAAATTAGGTTTTCCTGTATGGGTTTCTTATCCAATATTTATAATAACGTATTTTGGTACTATAGTATTTAGATTTAAGGCACTTTCGGCTTTGACAACTTATCAATGGAGAACATTTATAACTGAAGTGCTGATCCCATGTTTAAAAGTTTCAATATTTTCATGGATAGTTCCATTGATAATAGCCCATTTTTGGACTCCTTCATTATTGAGATTCTTTGTGTTGGTTCCGGGAGCTGTTTTTAGTGTCATTCTTTCAATATATATATTTGGATTAAATGATGGAGAACGCATTTGGGTTAAAGGATACATTATGAAGTTCATAAATAAATTTCATAACGCATGA
- a CDS encoding UDP-N-acetyl glucosamine 2-epimerase, protein MADIKTDYSDVKFADNGKLKLLIIVGTRPEIIRLAAVITKCRKYFDTVLAHTGQNYDYNLNGVFFKDLKLADPEVYMDAVGDDLGSTVGNIINCSYKLMNAIKPDALLILGDTNSCLSAIAAKRLHIPIFHMEAGNRCKDECLPEETNRRIVDIISDVNLAYSEHARRYLHECGLPKERTYVTGSPMAEVLHANLADIEASDIHRRLGLEKGKYILLSAHREENIDTEENFLSLFNAINAIAERYDMPILYSCHPRSRNRIEKSGFQLDKRVIRHEPLGFHDYNCLQMNAAAVISDSGTLPEESSFFTSVGHPFPAVCIRTSTERPESLDKAGFILAGIDEKSLLQAVDTAIAMNAEGDNGIPVPVYVEDVANKVVKIIQSYTGVVNKMVWRKK, encoded by the coding sequence ATGGCAGATATTAAGACAGATTATAGCGACGTAAAGTTTGCAGATAACGGCAAACTGAAACTTCTTATCATAGTAGGTACAAGGCCTGAGATTATTCGTCTTGCGGCAGTTATTACCAAGTGTCGCAAGTATTTTGATACAGTATTGGCGCATACCGGTCAGAACTATGATTACAATCTCAACGGGGTATTTTTCAAGGATTTGAAATTAGCCGATCCGGAGGTTTATATGGATGCTGTGGGTGATGACCTCGGCTCAACGGTCGGCAATATCATCAACTGCTCCTATAAATTAATGAATGCAATCAAGCCTGATGCATTGCTCATATTAGGTGATACCAACTCTTGCCTGAGTGCCATTGCGGCAAAGCGTTTGCACATCCCTATTTTCCATATGGAGGCAGGAAACCGTTGTAAAGATGAGTGCCTGCCTGAGGAGACCAACCGGCGCATTGTTGATATTATCAGTGACGTAAATCTGGCATATAGCGAGCACGCAAGGAGATACCTTCACGAATGCGGTCTCCCTAAAGAACGTACTTATGTGACCGGTAGTCCCATGGCTGAGGTATTGCATGCCAATCTTGCCGATATAGAGGCTAGCGACATTCACCGTCGTCTTGGTTTGGAGAAGGGAAAGTATATCCTACTTAGTGCTCATCGCGAGGAGAATATTGACACAGAAGAGAATTTCCTTTCCCTGTTTAATGCTATCAATGCCATAGCTGAGAGGTACGATATGCCTATTCTTTACAGTTGTCATCCTCGCTCACGTAACCGAATAGAGAAGAGTGGTTTCCAATTGGATAAGCGTGTAATTCGTCACGAACCTCTCGGTTTCCATGATTACAATTGTCTGCAAATGAATGCAGCCGCTGTAATCAGTGATTCAGGCACTCTGCCTGAGGAAAGCAGCTTCTTTACCAGTGTGGGACATCCTTTCCCGGCAGTCTGTATCCGTACCAGTACCGAGCGTCCCGAATCGTTGGACAAGGCAGGATTTATCCTTGCGGGTATTGATGAGAAGTCGCTTCTTCAAGCTGTTGACACTGCTATTGCCATGAATGCAGAGGGGGATAACGGGATTCCTGTGCCTGTATATGTTGAAGATGTTGCCAATAAAGTGGTGAAGATTATTCAGAGTTATACGGGGGTGGTAAACAAAATGGTGTGGAGAAAAAAGTAA
- a CDS encoding capsular polysaccharide biosynthesis protein CapF — MKILVTGAKGFVGKNLCAELNNIKEGKARCYGGLVIDAVYEYDIDSNPEELDVYCSDCDFVFNLAGVNRPKENSEFMSGNFGFASILLDCLKAHKNTCPVMLSSSIQATLIGRYGTSDYGKSKLAGEELFFEYGRETGAKVLVYRFPNLFGKWCRPNYNSAVATFCNNIANDLDIQVNDSCVELELLYIDDLVKEMISALQGNEHHCEFDGVKTVLTANGRYCAVPVTHKATLGEIVSLLESFKAQPQTLLMLEIPENSFAKKLYSTFLSYLPKEKAVFPLKMNVDERGSFTELLKTVNCGQFSVNISKPGVTKGQHWHHTKWEFFIVVSGKALIQQRRIDTDEVLNFEVSGDKIEAVHMLPGYTHNIINLSDTCDLVTLMWANEAFDPNCPDTYFLPVE; from the coding sequence ATGAAGATACTTGTAACAGGCGCCAAAGGTTTCGTAGGAAAAAATCTTTGTGCCGAGCTCAACAATATAAAGGAAGGAAAGGCCCGCTGTTATGGCGGCCTTGTTATTGATGCTGTTTATGAATATGATATAGACAGTAATCCGGAGGAATTGGATGTTTACTGTTCTGACTGTGACTTCGTCTTCAACTTGGCAGGTGTAAACCGTCCCAAAGAGAATAGCGAGTTTATGAGCGGCAACTTCGGCTTTGCATCAATATTGCTCGACTGTTTGAAAGCTCATAAGAACACTTGCCCCGTGATGCTGTCAAGTAGTATTCAGGCAACCCTGATCGGCCGTTATGGTACGAGCGATTACGGCAAGAGCAAGTTAGCGGGTGAGGAGCTGTTCTTTGAGTACGGTAGAGAAACAGGTGCTAAAGTATTGGTATATCGTTTTCCGAATCTTTTCGGCAAATGGTGTCGTCCAAATTATAACAGCGCGGTTGCCACATTCTGTAACAACATTGCCAACGACCTTGACATACAGGTGAATGATTCCTGTGTGGAACTTGAACTTCTTTATATCGATGATCTTGTAAAAGAAATGATAAGTGCCTTGCAGGGTAATGAACATCACTGTGAATTTGACGGTGTGAAGACTGTTCTTACCGCCAATGGCCGTTATTGCGCCGTACCTGTTACCCATAAAGCAACTTTGGGTGAAATAGTTTCGTTGCTTGAATCTTTTAAAGCACAGCCCCAGACATTGCTAATGCTCGAGATACCGGAAAATTCATTCGCCAAGAAGCTTTACAGTACTTTTCTTAGCTATTTGCCCAAAGAGAAGGCTGTCTTTCCGTTGAAGATGAACGTAGATGAGCGCGGCAGTTTCACAGAACTGCTGAAGACGGTAAATTGCGGTCAGTTTAGTGTGAATATAAGTAAGCCAGGTGTTACCAAGGGGCAGCATTGGCATCATACGAAATGGGAGTTCTTTATTGTTGTGTCGGGTAAGGCTCTCATTCAGCAACGTAGGATAGATACGGATGAAGTACTGAATTTTGAGGTTAGCGGTGATAAGATAGAGGCTGTACACATGTTGCCCGGCTATACTCACAATATCATAAACCTCTCTGATACTTGCGATTTGGTAACCCTCATGTGGGCGAATGAGGCATTTGATCCCAATTGTCCGGACACTTATTTCTTACCCGTAGAATAA